From the Methanobacterium spitsbergense genome, one window contains:
- a CDS encoding DUF3221 domain-containing protein — MKNIILLSMLFVMFMGVVYGAIVATGSEHADMTGNVVGVCADDNNSTDSNSILIQGVVTNGNQHGNVSVRITNETQIFLKDGNKRTSASFGNIQPGQNVDVTFKGPILQSYPPQATGSEVIITG; from the coding sequence ATGAAAAATATCATACTTCTCTCAATGCTTTTTGTGATGTTTATGGGAGTAGTCTACGGTGCTATTGTGGCAACTGGGAGTGAACATGCAGATATGACTGGAAATGTTGTTGGTGTTTGTGCAGATGATAATAACTCCACAGATTCAAACTCTATACTTATCCAAGGAGTTGTAACAAATGGTAATCAACATGGTAACGTTTCTGTAAGGATAACAAATGAAACACAGATATTCCTAAAAGATGGAAATAAGCGTACATCTGCATCATTTGGAAATATTCAACCAGGACAAAATGTTGATGTCACATTCAAAGGACCTATACTTCAATCGTATCCGCCACAGGCAACTGGAAGTGAAGTAATAATCACAGGTTAA
- a CDS encoding class I SAM-dependent methyltransferase, which translates to MTEFNQSEWIESENVQEFIKNSDNFILERKQQFKILGSFYNHFLRHKIKNRNVRVLDLGCGDGRISHEILKLDACAEIFLVDGSLEMLENAKSNLKNWNNIHYIHKSFQSLMKNDNLGNFDFVVSALAIHHLSQKEKELLFIYIHNHLNDGGCYLNMDVVLPNTDQLEEWYLKLWWEWIQEKEIESSFEETFRHIPQLYQNNPDNHPDTMEQQLNALQQSGFKM; encoded by the coding sequence ATGACCGAATTCAACCAATCAGAATGGATAGAAAGTGAAAATGTTCAGGAGTTTATTAAAAATTCAGACAACTTTATTCTGGAGAGAAAACAACAGTTCAAGATTTTAGGTTCTTTTTACAATCATTTTTTGAGACATAAGATAAAAAATAGGAATGTAAGAGTATTAGATCTTGGATGTGGTGATGGTAGAATAAGCCATGAAATTTTAAAATTAGATGCCTGTGCAGAAATCTTTTTAGTTGATGGATCATTAGAGATGCTTGAAAATGCTAAATCCAATTTAAAAAACTGGAACAACATCCATTATATTCACAAATCCTTTCAAAGTCTTATGAAAAACGATAATTTAGGAAATTTTGACTTTGTTGTTTCTGCACTGGCAATTCACCATTTATCACAGAAAGAGAAAGAATTATTGTTTATTTATATTCATAATCATCTCAACGATGGGGGATGTTATCTTAATATGGATGTGGTGCTACCAAATACAGATCAATTAGAAGAATGGTACCTAAAATTATGGTGGGAATGGATTCAGGAAAAAGAAATAGAATCAAGTTTTGAAGAAACATTCCGGCACATTCCTCAACTGTATCAAAATAATCCAGATAACCATCCAGACACCATGGAACAGCAGTTAAATGCTTTGCAACAAAGTGGTTTTAAAATGTAG
- a CDS encoding cysteine hydrolase family protein encodes MSENMKRALLIIDVQNEYFTGKLPIKYHDNSFNNILIAMDIAKFQKIPIVLIQHTNPSDASTFAFGSDGWNIQSQIASKHHETLIEKTLPGSFTKTNLEDWLKKHDIDSVTITGYMTQMCCDTTARQAFDLGFNVEFLSDATGTLDVFNYAGYVSAEELHRSILITQAMKFSKVLKVDEWIKTLKNNNTNY; translated from the coding sequence TTGAGTGAAAATATGAAGAGGGCACTTCTGATAATCGATGTTCAAAATGAATATTTTACAGGAAAATTACCAATAAAGTACCATGATAATTCATTTAATAATATTTTAATTGCTATGGATATAGCAAAATTTCAAAAAATTCCAATTGTACTTATACAACATACCAATCCATCTGATGCTTCAACATTTGCCTTTGGAAGTGATGGATGGAACATTCAGAGCCAGATAGCTTCAAAACATCATGAGACATTAATTGAAAAGACCCTTCCCGGAAGTTTTACTAAAACTAATCTGGAAGACTGGTTGAAAAAACATGATATAGACAGTGTTACAATTACAGGTTATATGACCCAAATGTGTTGTGACACAACAGCAAGACAGGCATTTGATCTAGGATTTAACGTGGAATTTCTTTCTGATGCAACTGGAACATTAGATGTGTTCAATTATGCAGGATATGTCAGTGCAGAAGAACTACATCGTTCAATCTTGATTACACAAGCCATGAAGTTTAGTAAGGTTTTAAAAGTAGATGAATGGATAAAAACTCTTAAGAATAATAATACTAATTATTGA
- a CDS encoding RibD family protein has translation MLPKVIIYNAVSLDGRLNFFNTDSKLYYEIASKWNVDAVLMGSNTLLKGFNAETGEACGWANFEVDETDSFPLLVVPDSGGQIRIWNKVLEIPFIKDILVLCSRSTPQEYMNFLEDSDIKYMVIGYNKVNLGTALEELNIQFGVKSLRVDSGGTLNGVLLRNDLVDEVCVLLNPVMVGGISPNSIYTAPDLKTSEEAIDLKLIKMELLKNEIIFLQYRVMKYQF, from the coding sequence ATGTTACCAAAAGTAATAATTTACAATGCAGTAAGTCTAGATGGCAGATTAAATTTTTTTAATACAGATTCTAAACTTTATTATGAAATCGCATCTAAATGGAATGTTGATGCGGTTTTAATGGGCAGTAATACTCTTCTTAAAGGATTTAATGCTGAAACAGGAGAAGCATGTGGTTGGGCGAATTTTGAAGTTGATGAAACAGATTCTTTTCCTTTACTTGTTGTACCTGATAGTGGCGGACAAATACGTATCTGGAACAAAGTGCTTGAAATACCGTTTATAAAGGATATTTTAGTTTTATGTTCTAGATCTACGCCACAAGAATATATGAATTTCTTAGAGGATAGTGATATTAAATATATGGTTATTGGTTATAACAAAGTTAATTTGGGAACTGCTCTTGAGGAATTAAACATCCAATTTGGAGTTAAATCTCTACGTGTTGATAGTGGGGGTACTTTAAATGGGGTACTTTTAAGGAATGATTTGGTTGACGAAGTTTGTGTGCTTTTAAACCCGGTTATGGTTGGAGGAATATCTCCCAATTCCATTTATACAGCACCTGACTTGAAAACTTCTGAGGAAGCTATAGACTTGAAACTTATTAAAATGGAACTCTTGAAGAATGAAATAATTTTCTTGCAGTATAGAGTCATGAAATACCAATTTTAA
- a CDS encoding 4Fe-4S double cluster binding domain-containing protein, with translation MFEEKLDEFARELGADFYGVADLTTAADFIKKQGGNSVTGYSTAISVGIKLLDTIVNELPNRFEKSVAVNYKHHTYDIINMRLDLITSRLSSTIQNKGYNALPIPASERYDNERICAVFSHKLAANMAGLGWIGKSCLLITPEAGPRVRWSTILTNAPINPTGKPVENRCGECTECIETCPVSAFTGEIFNAEDDRDVRYNARKCEKYFEIMEDAGKIPVCGLCIYNCPYGRDSIKF, from the coding sequence TTGTTTGAAGAAAAACTAGATGAATTTGCTAGAGAACTTGGAGCTGATTTTTATGGAGTTGCAGATTTAACTACAGCTGCAGATTTCATAAAAAAACAAGGAGGAAACAGTGTTACTGGTTATTCTACTGCAATTTCAGTAGGAATCAAATTATTAGATACTATTGTAAATGAACTCCCAAATAGATTTGAAAAATCTGTTGCTGTAAACTACAAACACCACACCTATGATATTATCAACATGCGCCTTGATCTTATAACATCACGTTTGAGCAGTACAATTCAAAATAAGGGATATAATGCTCTTCCGATTCCTGCATCTGAAAGATATGATAACGAACGGATTTGTGCAGTTTTTTCACATAAATTAGCAGCTAATATGGCAGGATTAGGTTGGATTGGTAAAAGTTGCCTTTTAATAACTCCCGAAGCTGGTCCCAGAGTAAGATGGTCAACAATACTTACAAATGCCCCAATTAACCCAACAGGAAAACCAGTTGAAAATCGTTGTGGCGAATGTACTGAATGTATTGAAACATGTCCTGTTTCAGCATTTACAGGAGAAATTTTCAATGCAGAAGATGATCGTGATGTTAGATACAATGCTAGAAAGTGTGAAAAATACTTTGAAATAATGGAAGACGCTGGTAAAATACCCGTTTGTGGTTTATGCATTTATAACTGTCCCTATGGTAGGGATAGTATCAAATTTTAA
- a CDS encoding pyrroline-5-carboxylate reductase dimerization domain-containing protein, protein MKQIGIIGYGNMGKVILNGFLVSKALKQNEVVVSTRTISKLDELKEDYPEIEVVSSNIITASKSDILFLFVGTLDIKDVLEEINEFITENTYIIYISAALTIAEVERVFNGKITKIIPSITSEVLDGVSLVCHNSLVSNEEANYIESLFSTIGDVKIVDEVDLDVGADITSCSPAFIAKLLMEFAVTASKNSGFSMEETEEMVIKTFYGTSKLLYENKISLKNLISTVATKGGITEEGINILDAEMPQVFNKLFNKTLEKHEIIQRQLKEHY, encoded by the coding sequence ATGAAACAAATAGGAATTATAGGCTATGGAAATATGGGAAAAGTAATTTTAAATGGTTTTTTAGTTTCAAAGGCATTAAAACAGAATGAAGTCGTTGTATCAACAAGAACAATATCTAAATTGGATGAACTGAAAGAAGACTACCCTGAAATTGAAGTTGTGTCATCTAATATTATAACTGCATCTAAATCTGATATATTGTTTTTATTCGTTGGAACATTAGATATTAAGGATGTTCTTGAAGAAATAAATGAATTTATAACGGAAAATACATATATTATTTACATTTCCGCAGCATTAACTATAGCCGAAGTTGAAAGGGTTTTTAACGGTAAGATAACCAAAATTATACCATCAATTACATCAGAAGTGCTTGATGGGGTGTCTCTGGTTTGTCATAACTCCTTGGTGAGTAATGAAGAAGCAAATTATATAGAAAGCCTTTTTAGTACTATAGGGGATGTTAAAATCGTAGATGAGGTAGATTTGGATGTTGGAGCAGATATTACTAGTTGTTCACCTGCATTCATTGCTAAATTATTAATGGAGTTTGCAGTAACGGCATCTAAAAATAGCGGATTTTCAATGGAAGAAACAGAAGAAATGGTAATAAAAACATTTTATGGAACTTCAAAACTTCTTTATGAGAATAAAATAAGTTTAAAAAATTTAATATCTACTGTTGCTACTAAAGGAGGAATAACTGAAGAAGGTATTAATATTTTGGACGCTGAAATGCCCCAAGTATTTAACAAACTTTTCAACAAAACTCTTGAGAAACATGAGATAATTCAAAGACAACTTAAAGAACACTATTGA
- a CDS encoding class I SAM-dependent methyltransferase: MVDKSLKSKFDRGAKKYDGQRHQIIPNLDQMYSIMTELASCKIPGPKILDLGAGTGLLTNYMLKKYSQGHFTLLDISDEMLNIARERFKGNPNFKFINGDYLEADFVEKYDIVISSLSIHHLKDHSKRIIYSKIYESLNIGGIFLNLDQVYAPSLENEDIYQRNWFEKIELKSLSPSEKEIIFDRMKHDRPATLENNLKWIKSCGFINVDVFYKYYNFCILYGKK; the protein is encoded by the coding sequence ATGGTTGATAAAAGTTTAAAATCTAAATTTGACAGAGGTGCTAAAAAATACGACGGACAAAGGCATCAAATCATTCCAAATTTGGATCAAATGTACAGTATCATGACAGAACTTGCAAGTTGTAAGATACCCGGACCTAAAATACTGGATCTTGGAGCAGGTACAGGACTCCTTACCAATTACATGTTAAAGAAGTATTCTCAAGGACATTTTACATTATTGGATATTTCAGATGAAATGCTAAATATAGCCAGAGAAAGATTTAAAGGAAATCCTAACTTTAAATTTATTAATGGCGATTACCTTGAAGCTGATTTTGTTGAAAAGTATGATATAGTGATATCCTCACTATCCATTCATCATCTTAAAGACCATTCAAAAAGGATTATTTATTCTAAAATATATGAAAGCCTCAATATTGGAGGTATCTTCCTAAATTTAGACCAAGTATATGCACCTAGTTTGGAAAATGAGGATATTTATCAAAGAAATTGGTTTGAAAAAATTGAGTTAAAATCATTATCCCCCAGTGAAAAAGAGATAATATTCGATAGGATGAAACATGACAGACCAGCAACTCTAGAAAATAATCTTAAATGGATAAAAAGCTGTGGTTTCATAAATGTGGATGTTTTTTACAAATATTACAACTTCTGCATTTTATATGGTAAAAAGTGA
- a CDS encoding DNA-directed DNA polymerase, whose protein sequence is MESKRFVLLDIDYITEDDKAVIRMFGKIKGDDEGKSLIVLDKHFKPYIYVVPNDEEKCIEDLNGFDEIEMVGWARKGYMGEIKDFLRITLNHPQDVPKLRDKIRDLDSVNNIMEHDIPFYRRYLIDKAIFPMAEVEVDGQCLDENSINFMCESDVCVFEMNGEPKPINSEFPELKTLSFDIEVRNPKGMPQSEEDPIIMISLSSNYGLQKVLSTKKSPLKYVETLKTEAHMLQRFVEIIKSENPDLLIGYNSDNFDMPYIRDRAAKLNVKLGIGTDGSGLKFMRRGYTNSALVKGRIHVDLYLLMRRYLQLDRYTLERVYRELFGVEKEDVPGDEIFEYWDNGGEMLEKLFKYSLDDAVAVTKIGEKMLPLSMEFTRIVGQPFFDIARMATGQMVEWYLIRKAYEIGDMVPNKPSSSQYSERRGKKAAGGYVKDPVMGLHENIVSFDFRSLYPSIIISKNVSPDTLVDECDINNCHVAPEVGHKFLKEPVGFVPSIIGNILKERVRIKTQMNNAENAREKQVLDVQQQALKRLANSMYGVYGYSRFRWYRIECAEAVTAWGRDFIKKTMLQAKKYGFKAIYADTDGFYATYIPKDDIHDDKEN, encoded by the coding sequence ATGGAGAGTAAAAGATTCGTGCTTCTGGATATAGATTACATAACAGAAGATGATAAGGCTGTTATCAGGATGTTCGGTAAAATTAAGGGAGATGATGAGGGTAAATCACTAATCGTCCTTGATAAGCATTTTAAACCATATATCTATGTTGTTCCCAATGACGAAGAGAAATGTATTGAAGATCTGAATGGGTTTGATGAAATTGAGATGGTTGGTTGGGCACGAAAAGGATATATGGGTGAAATTAAAGATTTTTTAAGGATTACACTCAATCATCCCCAAGATGTTCCTAAATTAAGAGATAAGATAAGAGATCTTGATTCTGTTAACAATATAATGGAACATGATATTCCATTTTATCGAAGGTATTTAATTGACAAGGCAATATTTCCTATGGCCGAAGTTGAGGTTGATGGACAATGTCTTGATGAAAATTCAATTAATTTCATGTGTGAAAGCGATGTTTGTGTTTTTGAAATGAATGGTGAGCCTAAGCCGATAAATTCAGAATTTCCGGAACTCAAAACATTAAGTTTTGATATAGAAGTGCGTAATCCCAAGGGAATGCCTCAGTCCGAGGAAGATCCAATTATAATGATTAGTCTTTCAAGTAATTATGGATTACAAAAGGTTCTTTCAACCAAGAAATCCCCTTTAAAATATGTTGAAACCCTTAAAACAGAAGCACATATGCTCCAAAGATTTGTTGAAATAATCAAATCAGAGAACCCTGACCTTTTAATTGGTTATAATTCTGATAACTTTGATATGCCCTACATTCGTGATAGAGCAGCCAAACTCAATGTAAAGTTGGGAATTGGAACAGATGGATCCGGTTTGAAGTTTATGAGACGAGGTTACACAAACTCTGCACTTGTAAAAGGGAGAATACACGTGGATCTTTATCTCTTAATGAGAAGGTATCTACAGCTAGATCGATATACCCTTGAAAGGGTTTACAGAGAGCTGTTTGGAGTGGAAAAGGAAGATGTTCCAGGGGATGAAATATTTGAGTACTGGGATAATGGTGGTGAAATGCTTGAAAAACTCTTCAAATATTCCCTTGATGATGCTGTAGCAGTCACAAAAATTGGAGAAAAAATGTTACCTTTGAGCATGGAATTTACTAGGATAGTTGGCCAACCATTCTTTGATATCGCCAGGATGGCAACAGGTCAGATGGTTGAATGGTATCTTATCAGGAAAGCTTATGAAATAGGAGATATGGTACCTAACAAACCTTCATCATCACAGTATTCTGAAAGAAGAGGGAAAAAAGCCGCAGGTGGTTATGTAAAAGACCCTGTAATGGGATTACATGAAAATATTGTTTCTTTCGATTTCAGGAGCCTATACCCCAGCATAATAATCTCTAAAAATGTTTCACCCGACACATTAGTTGATGAATGTGATATAAACAATTGTCATGTAGCACCTGAAGTAGGTCATAAGTTTCTAAAAGAACCTGTTGGCTTTGTTCCATCAATAATTGGAAATATTCTGAAAGAACGAGTACGAATTAAAACTCAAATGAACAATGCTGAGAATGCACGGGAAAAACAGGTATTAGATGTACAGCAACAAGCTCTTAAAAGATTAGCAAATTCCATGTATGGTGTTTATGGATATTCCAGATTTAGATGGTACAGAATAGAATGCGCAGAAGCTGTAACTGCTTGGGGAAGAGATTTTATTAAAAAAACAATGCTTCAAGCTAAAAAATATGGTTTTAAGGCCATTTATGCAGATACAGATGGGTTCTATGCCACATATATTCCAAAAGATGATATACATGATGATAAAGAAAATTGA
- a CDS encoding isocitrate lyase/PEP mutase family protein, translating to MNESKELKKLLLSKETLVMPDAYDPISAKLIERTGFKAVQCSGYSFSIAAARKKEMDISRLENVQITRSIVNAVDLPVMADAEDGYGDASIITETVNMFRDAGVAGLNIEDQLIDNDAGVNIIEEDMMLEKIYAAREAVKTSNNPDFIINGRTDALKSTEDRHDALNMAIERANLYIKAGADIVFAAYVETLDEAETLENEVKGPISIAAGMPYNINNFSIEDLKNLGIARVSLPTLLIFSCLKSVELTLKLLKNDDIMGIGDQLLYRADDLNDLLKRN from the coding sequence ATGAATGAGAGTAAAGAACTTAAAAAACTTCTTTTATCCAAGGAAACATTGGTCATGCCCGATGCCTATGATCCAATAAGTGCTAAATTAATTGAAAGAACAGGTTTCAAGGCAGTACAATGTTCCGGATACAGTTTTTCGATTGCTGCCGCAAGAAAAAAAGAAATGGATATTTCAAGACTAGAAAATGTCCAGATTACACGAAGTATAGTAAATGCAGTTGATTTACCAGTTATGGCTGATGCTGAAGATGGATATGGGGATGCATCTATTATTACTGAAACAGTCAACATGTTTAGGGATGCAGGAGTAGCTGGTTTGAATATTGAAGATCAGCTGATTGATAATGATGCCGGAGTCAACATCATTGAAGAAGATATGATGTTAGAGAAAATATATGCTGCAAGAGAAGCTGTCAAAACATCAAATAATCCAGATTTTATTATTAATGGCCGTACAGATGCTTTAAAATCTACCGAAGATCGTCATGATGCTTTAAATATGGCTATAGAACGTGCTAATCTTTACATTAAAGCAGGTGCAGATATTGTATTTGCAGCCTATGTTGAAACCCTTGATGAGGCTGAAACTCTTGAAAATGAGGTGAAAGGTCCAATTAGCATAGCAGCAGGAATGCCATATAACATTAATAATTTCTCAATTGAAGATTTAAAAAATTTGGGTATAGCTAGGGTCAGTTTACCAACTCTTTTAATATTTTCATGTCTTAAATCAGTTGAGTTAACGTTAAAACTTTTGAAAAATGATGATATCATGGGTATTGGCGATCAATTGCTTTATCGAGCAGATGATTTGAATGATTTGTTAAAAAGGAATTAA
- a CDS encoding GNAT family N-acetyltransferase, with amino-acid sequence MISYLETDETELDLIKDLWEKLNHHHQLRSKNFHQDYLNILFEDRKDELIKKSNKGNLRIDLALENTINKVVGYCISSFSYENGEIDSIYIEEKFRKLGIGDTLMKRALSWMDSNNIENRQVKISVGNDVAIKFYNQYGFHPKHVILKQLKNE; translated from the coding sequence ATGATAAGCTATCTTGAAACTGATGAGACTGAACTTGACCTTATAAAAGACTTGTGGGAAAAACTTAACCATCACCATCAGTTAAGATCTAAGAACTTCCATCAAGATTATTTAAATATTCTTTTTGAGGACAGAAAGGATGAATTAATAAAAAAATCTAACAAAGGAAACTTAAGAATAGATTTAGCTTTAGAAAATACAATTAATAAGGTGGTAGGATATTGTATAAGTTCATTTTCATATGAAAACGGCGAAATTGACTCTATATATATAGAAGAAAAATTTCGCAAATTAGGTATTGGAGATACCCTTATGAAGCGTGCACTGAGCTGGATGGATTCAAATAATATAGAAAATAGACAAGTAAAAATATCTGTGGGTAATGATGTTGCAATAAAGTTTTACAATCAATATGGCTTCCATCCTAAACATGTCATTCTTAAACAATTGAAAAATGAATAA
- a CDS encoding GNAT family N-acetyltransferase translates to MDIRKFDLNKHDINEVSSLIYETDKNLFSTFLDKNPDKAVKKLKKLIVAGNNCYGKENLYITENDEGEIGGIIVAFRGDEVKFIDEAKVFMDTMNFLDFLKLTIVKPVYDKITASSIESDDFYLGNLVVAQNSRSQGIGTELLKSSFKLARDKKCKRVLLDVLFENERAKNLYDRLGFKVCGEKSFKWIGKDDGTYGMEYLLDE, encoded by the coding sequence ATGGATATTCGAAAATTTGATTTAAATAAACATGATATTAATGAAGTTTCTTCACTCATCTATGAAACAGATAAGAATCTGTTTTCAACTTTTCTAGATAAAAACCCGGATAAAGCTGTAAAAAAACTTAAAAAGCTTATAGTGGCGGGGAATAATTGTTATGGTAAAGAAAATTTATATATTACTGAAAACGATGAAGGTGAGATTGGAGGAATTATTGTTGCATTTAGGGGTGATGAAGTAAAATTCATTGATGAAGCAAAGGTATTCATGGATACCATGAATTTCTTAGATTTTTTAAAGCTTACCATTGTTAAACCAGTCTATGATAAGATTACAGCATCATCAATTGAAAGTGATGATTTCTATCTAGGCAATTTAGTTGTAGCGCAGAACTCCAGAAGTCAAGGTATTGGAACAGAACTACTTAAAAGTTCATTCAAACTTGCACGCGATAAAAAATGCAAAAGGGTTTTATTGGATGTTTTATTTGAAAATGAAAGGGCAAAAAATCTGTATGATCGGTTAGGTTTCAAAGTTTGCGGTGAAAAGAGTTTCAAATGGATTGGTAAGGATGATGGTACATATGGGATGGAATATTTGTTAGATGAATAA
- a CDS encoding alpha/beta fold hydrolase, protein MKELYLKEKGTENAETIIFLHSGAMASWMYDGQITAFNDYHCIIPDIPEHGQSIDVKPFTITDSAERITNIIHDHAHNGRAHLVGISLGAQIILQILSTTPNVVDHAIISGTPLRTIQQTETILKLLDHAIKVYAPVKDTNFFIKANMRTYNMPKHLFDNFKESTQRINHDALERILTENMLFKQPDGLEKVETPVLVITGEKDYKIIKESACDLVKTLQISKGYMAPKLGHLWNLEYPDLFNKVLRSWINNIDVSGILLPLKY, encoded by the coding sequence ATGAAAGAGTTATACCTAAAAGAAAAGGGTACAGAGAATGCAGAAACCATAATATTTCTTCATAGTGGAGCTATGGCAAGTTGGATGTATGATGGACAGATAACAGCTTTTAATGATTATCATTGTATCATTCCGGATATTCCAGAACATGGACAAAGTATTGATGTAAAGCCATTCACTATAACTGATTCAGCAGAAAGGATAACCAATATCATACATGACCATGCACATAATGGGAGAGCTCATCTTGTTGGAATTTCCCTCGGTGCACAGATCATATTACAGATTCTAAGCACTACGCCTAATGTGGTTGATCATGCAATTATTAGTGGTACACCTTTGCGTACCATTCAACAAACCGAAACAATTTTAAAACTTCTTGATCATGCAATCAAGGTATATGCTCCCGTGAAGGATACTAATTTTTTTATAAAAGCTAATATGCGCACGTACAATATGCCAAAACATCTTTTTGATAATTTCAAGGAATCAACACAACGTATTAACCATGATGCTCTGGAGAGAATACTAACCGAAAATATGCTTTTCAAACAGCCTGATGGCCTAGAAAAGGTTGAAACACCAGTCCTTGTAATTACAGGCGAGAAAGATTATAAGATCATCAAAGAATCAGCTTGCGATTTGGTAAAGACATTGCAGATTTCTAAAGGATACATGGCCCCTAAATTAGGGCATCTATGGAATTTAGAATATCCTGATCTTTTTAATAAGGTTTTGAGAAGTTGGATAAATAATATTGATGTATCTGGTATTTTATTACCTTTGAAATATTGA